One part of the Elusimicrobiaceae bacterium genome encodes these proteins:
- a CDS encoding Rrf2 family transcriptional regulator, which yields MNSILRISDAAVLALHACILLAKRPCEPQSVQGLADRLGVSAAHLSKVLQRLVRAGVLISRRGPGGGFLLADRAARIRLLKIYEIIEGKPRFDECLLGKMRCRPGTCLLGDFLHRTALELGKMLSVTLAVAAGRASLGE from the coding sequence ATATTACGGATATCGGATGCGGCTGTACTGGCTCTGCACGCATGCATCCTGCTGGCAAAACGGCCCTGCGAGCCGCAGAGTGTGCAAGGGCTGGCGGACCGGCTGGGCGTGTCCGCCGCGCATCTGTCGAAGGTGCTGCAGCGGCTGGTGCGGGCGGGTGTTTTGATTTCGCGGCGCGGGCCGGGCGGAGGGTTTTTACTGGCGGACAGGGCCGCCCGAATCCGCCTGCTGAAGATTTATGAAATCATAGAGGGCAAACCGCGGTTCGACGAGTGTCTGCTTGGAAAAATGCGGTGCAGGCCCGGCACATGCCTGCTCGGCGATTTTCTGCACCGCACCGCGCTGGAACTGGGCAAAATGCTTTCGGTTACTCTGGCTGTTGCGGCGGGGCGGGCCTCTTTGGGCGAATAA